The Caldisericum sp. genome includes a region encoding these proteins:
- a CDS encoding GerMN domain-containing protein, with amino-acid sequence MKKKDHGKLVSLLVLIIFVLGILSGIIYIRSKEGETISVNLYFYDPIPRELVPVKQNYTGSVESVARKVFETLKSPQVSSYFPTIPKELTLDYAKFSDGTLTVNILTNGVKKSEKEEYIAFLSLANSLKSINGVKTLKILVDSKESDVFLRYVNINEALTNLTSTLPKFRDVYLYFLTPNLNYLAVEKREILDSPRPEILAMKILSELSYGSNIGLVSLLKPEYIKGIELKSGGLAVVNLSSKINELSLGSSIANLFVLSLVNSLTEIRDINKVSFLVDGNSVDTLFGAVDVSLPILRFNKTGDTSFIVPYYVLDVNGNATYVPVPMPVKTIELTKAFDALKKETNSLKTYLTDVDISKIDLNNYTLKVIITSRKVLSAEEIDYIKNQVFLTAMELPNVNTLDLTIGEEAFILKR; translated from the coding sequence ATGAAGAAAAAAGATCACGGAAAATTAGTAAGTTTGCTTGTTTTGATTATCTTTGTCCTGGGTATTTTAAGCGGGATAATATACATTCGATCTAAAGAGGGGGAAACTATCTCGGTGAACTTGTATTTTTACGACCCAATTCCGAGAGAACTTGTCCCTGTAAAGCAAAACTATACTGGCTCTGTTGAAAGCGTTGCAAGAAAAGTATTTGAAACACTTAAATCACCGCAGGTATCATCATACTTTCCGACTATCCCAAAAGAATTAACCCTTGATTATGCAAAGTTTTCCGATGGAACTCTTACCGTAAACATTTTAACAAATGGAGTAAAGAAAAGTGAAAAGGAAGAATATATCGCATTTTTGAGCCTTGCAAATTCACTCAAGTCTATAAACGGGGTAAAAACTTTAAAAATCCTCGTCGATTCAAAGGAAAGCGATGTATTCCTGAGGTATGTGAATATAAATGAGGCGCTTACAAATCTTACTTCAACATTGCCAAAGTTCAGGGATGTATATCTATATTTCCTTACACCCAATTTGAATTACCTTGCAGTTGAAAAAAGAGAGATTTTGGACTCTCCAAGACCAGAAATACTTGCAATGAAAATACTTAGTGAACTCTCCTACGGCTCGAATATAGGGCTTGTGAGTTTGCTAAAGCCTGAATATATAAAAGGCATCGAATTAAAATCTGGAGGGCTTGCAGTTGTGAACCTGTCAAGCAAAATTAATGAACTATCGCTTGGAAGTTCAATTGCAAATCTTTTTGTTCTTTCTCTTGTAAACTCCCTTACTGAAATAAGAGATATTAATAAAGTGTCATTTTTAGTTGATGGCAATAGCGTAGATACCCTTTTTGGTGCAGTTGATGTTTCGCTTCCCATCCTTCGATTTAACAAAACTGGGGATACATCCTTTATAGTCCCCTATTATGTGCTCGATGTAAACGGGAATGCTACTTATGTTCCGGTTCCAATGCCTGTAAAGACGATTGAATTAACAAAAGCATTTGATGCACTTAAAAAGGAAACTAACTCTCTTAAGACATACTTAACGGATGTTGATATCTCAAAAATCGACCTGAACAATTACACGCTTAAAGTTATAATTACATCAAGGAAAGTTTTGAGTGCAGAGGAAATTGATTACATTAAAAACCAGGTTTTTTTGACTGCAATGGAGTTGCCAAATGTAAATACTCTTGATTTAACTATAGGAGAGGAGGCATTTATTTTAAAAAGATGA
- a CDS encoding competence/damage-inducible protein A: MRIALVIIGDEILDGLREDKNFRIAQNILGKTNKISTVIFVRDNLEELKKTLQCVKDLADVVITSGGLGLTPDDITLKAFSVAFSIELIRNPEKKEVAKKNIERVSAFQYNNFIDELAIGLSGSTPIENPVGVAAGEKIKIDNTTFYILPGVPKEFEAMVKIIANEFKKDLQESKIEYEVNEKEANLIKTLRDLEKKFGIRTASYPPIEQGEKLKIILYGNEIKLKEAKKYFESELKEAQIYFEEKSPSHTS, translated from the coding sequence ATGAGAATAGCACTTGTAATAATAGGTGACGAAATTTTAGACGGGCTAAGGGAAGATAAAAATTTTAGAATTGCTCAGAATATCTTAGGGAAAACTAATAAGATTAGCACTGTAATATTTGTAAGAGATAACCTTGAAGAACTCAAAAAAACTTTACAGTGCGTAAAAGACCTCGCAGATGTAGTTATTACCTCGGGGGGATTGGGGCTTACACCAGATGATATAACGCTTAAAGCATTTTCGGTTGCTTTCAGCATTGAACTTATAAGAAATCCAGAGAAGAAAGAGGTTGCAAAGAAAAATATTGAAAGGGTTTCGGCGTTCCAATACAATAACTTTATTGATGAACTTGCAATAGGACTTTCAGGTAGCACCCCAATTGAAAACCCTGTGGGGGTTGCTGCTGGTGAAAAGATAAAAATTGATAATACAACATTCTACATCTTGCCAGGAGTTCCTAAGGAATTTGAGGCGATGGTTAAAATAATAGCAAATGAGTTTAAAAAAGATTTACAAGAGTCCAAAATAGAATACGAAGTTAACGAAAAAGAAGCAAACCTCATTAAAACCTTAAGAGACCTTGAGAAAAAATTTGGAATAAGAACTGCATCATATCCGCCTATTGAACAAGGTGAAAAGCTCAAAATAATACTTTACGGAAACGAGATTAAACTTAAGGAAGCAAAAAAGTATTTTGAAAGTGAATTGAAAGAGGCACAAATATACTTTGAAGAAAAAAGCCCCAGCCACACCTCGTAA
- the ispE gene encoding 4-(cytidine 5'-diphospho)-2-C-methyl-D-erythritol kinase, producing the protein MESKAYAKINLTLEITGEKGDYHTIESVFQKIDLFDVVSVKLSKDDSIIFSESIRNVTSTVHKALELFKKKTNVKENFEIYVEKHIPMGSGLGGGSADGAVALLLLNSIYKNILSVKDLHEIASAVGSDVPFFLYSSTAWVKGIGDIIIEIPNLKEMYFVLVHPRFHFSTKEMYRLYHEYGKYSDGSKTKTLVEVISSGNYDAKTIDKLCYNDFEKMLLEKSDKFREFKSVVETIAEVTFHLTGSGSTVFAVFDTKKEAEKVKNILDKFKFRTDLVKSI; encoded by the coding sequence ATGGAAAGCAAAGCATACGCAAAAATTAACTTAACACTTGAAATTACAGGTGAAAAAGGAGACTATCACACCATAGAATCTGTATTCCAGAAAATAGACCTCTTTGATGTCGTTTCGGTAAAGCTAAGTAAAGACGATAGCATTATTTTTTCTGAATCAATAAGAAATGTAACATCAACTGTTCATAAAGCACTTGAACTATTCAAGAAAAAGACAAATGTTAAAGAAAATTTTGAAATATATGTTGAAAAGCATATCCCTATGGGAAGCGGGCTTGGTGGTGGAAGTGCTGATGGTGCAGTAGCACTCTTACTTTTAAACTCCATTTACAAAAATATACTTTCCGTGAAGGATTTGCATGAGATAGCAAGCGCTGTAGGGTCTGATGTACCGTTCTTTCTTTACTCAAGTACTGCATGGGTAAAGGGCATTGGAGATATCATAATTGAAATACCAAATCTTAAAGAAATGTATTTTGTACTGGTACATCCACGATTTCACTTTAGCACAAAAGAAATGTACAGGCTTTACCACGAATATGGGAAATACTCAGATGGAAGCAAGACAAAGACACTTGTAGAAGTTATAAGTAGCGGAAATTATGATGCAAAAACAATTGATAAACTTTGCTATAACGATTTTGAAAAAATGCTTTTAGAAAAATCTGACAAGTTCAGGGAATTCAAAAGTGTTGTGGAAACAATTGCTGAGGTAACATTCCATCTTACAGGTTCAGGCTCAACCGTTTTTGCGGTTTTTGACACGAAGAAAGAAGCAGAAAAAGTAAAAAATATCCTGGACAAGTTTAAATTCAGGACTGACCTTGTAAAGTCAATTTAA
- a CDS encoding HEAT repeat domain-containing protein, which yields MYPVFLTSHYFRSFIIFTLFLLLLLDSVLSLYVVIDKILTERREKKRRYLREKFTEIIASKMFDDELLFEIPKDRFSYEVVGDLLLDTLRNLRGDFANKVQDLLRKNGYVEYFSKMLKSRRFYIRGKYAEKLGFTRVSEARQPLVELLKVEKHPYVIKKAVFALSFVLEIDDLDFMYEKISKVKDLGFKYLEQVFVNAIRRIREFQNSEKGMRFLSLYAKLLDSLGRRALFEALGLEKVYESVPLIASYANSDDPLMCISVARALGRMGGEVSCNILKQYLKDMEDWRVRAVAANFAGICDISIVPILYSLLFDPEPTVAMNAAQTLLQFGRVGIEFLEKAKRNGIGLASEIARYALEGANLG from the coding sequence ATGTATCCTGTATTTTTAACATCTCATTATTTCAGGAGTTTTATAATTTTTACCCTTTTCTTACTTTTACTATTAGATAGCGTTCTCTCTTTATATGTTGTGATAGATAAAATTTTGACTGAAAGAAGAGAAAAGAAGAGACGATATTTAAGAGAAAAATTTACCGAAATTATAGCAAGCAAGATGTTTGATGATGAACTTTTGTTTGAAATTCCTAAAGATAGGTTTTCTTATGAGGTTGTAGGTGATTTGTTATTGGATACGCTAAGAAATTTAAGAGGTGATTTTGCAAATAAGGTTCAGGATTTGCTAAGAAAGAACGGATATGTTGAATATTTTTCTAAGATGCTTAAGTCAAGACGGTTTTACATAAGAGGCAAATATGCAGAAAAGCTTGGGTTCACCCGTGTAAGTGAAGCACGGCAACCACTTGTTGAACTTCTTAAAGTTGAGAAGCACCCATATGTTATAAAGAAGGCGGTTTTTGCTTTGTCTTTTGTACTTGAAATTGATGACTTAGACTTTATGTATGAAAAAATATCTAAAGTTAAGGATCTTGGTTTTAAGTATTTGGAGCAAGTTTTTGTAAATGCTATAAGGAGAATTAGAGAATTTCAAAATTCTGAAAAGGGAATGAGGTTTCTCTCTTTGTATGCCAAATTGCTTGATAGTTTAGGCAGAAGAGCATTGTTTGAAGCACTTGGTTTAGAAAAGGTTTATGAATCAGTGCCCCTCATTGCAAGTTATGCGAATTCCGATGATCCTTTAATGTGTATCTCCGTTGCAAGGGCGCTTGGAAGGATGGGAGGAGAGGTAAGTTGCAACATCCTGAAGCAATATTTAAAGGATATGGAGGATTGGCGTGTGAGGGCAGTTGCTGCAAACTTTGCAGGCATTTGTGATATTAGCATAGTCCCCATACTTTACTCTCTCCTTTTTGATCCAGAACCAACTGTAGCAATGAATGCAGCGCAAACTCTTTTGCAGTTTGGAAGAGTTGGAATTGAATTTTTAGAAAAAGCAAAAAGGAATGGCATCGGTCTTGCAAGTGAAATTGCAAGATATGCGTTGGAGGGAGCTAATCTTGGGTAG
- a CDS encoding tetratricopeptide repeat protein yields MSNDTGVLKELVQILKKDFFENSLLFDIANFIQNIFEGSNVIAVEIDDVNNQASLYNSKNPELISLEELDKKLKGLKLTNFSKSGEPGYIKNGDKVLIRLGKFDKDYFVILSGAKDNAMNEDLILTILQLLSFVLYLRSLIFGQKEALETNVEEQVKLRNYYRVLFHDLKTPLSTVSLVYELLKERLQDNTDLIYLIEQGQSANREIIDTIEKFLDLEKVSERLQIETKKEDISKIIGEILKKVTPLYIKKNIHLETTGLDKPCIAEIDPFWIEKALKNIIENAFKYNVENGSVFIELSCAPNSVVIKVRDTGIGIPKEDFKNIFEEFYRGRNAFMQPGYGIGLAVAKRIIDAHGGTIDIESEKSSGTTFIITIPRVILANRGFNTMKKFLLFVLPILVIFGSLAYFPILPQKVSTKRNEVLTVLTLQDGTTIKLLNNASFDIKKVSKNLFGNKGIISISLNKGDASVSSKNTKVSVSTNYGTFVDVGTEFDVVSEKDYSNTSVFDGKVSLNKVISEKGYGIYVDKHGYKVLQLLHPVYNFTFLNVTDGSLQFNWEEIKEAREYEVMIAKDPEMTDILKVVKTKQNKLNMTLERDGYYYVRIQAIDNYGLKGIPLYAKIENKFHLLKGIKERDSGNYSSAMSEFNISLKDYGFDNPDVLSEIAWTYYLQGNYEKAVSIYENILKVSERHEDKVRLALSYYHLGDFRDAEVLLISVLKENPNNADALWSYANVLFAEGDLKRAEELCRKTLSIDEKYPLANYLLGEILLRKGKITDAKAYLEKELRYYPDCKEARELLKSINMP; encoded by the coding sequence ATGAGTAATGATACTGGGGTTCTTAAAGAGTTGGTGCAGATCCTCAAGAAAGATTTTTTTGAAAATTCTCTTTTGTTTGATATTGCTAATTTTATTCAAAATATTTTCGAAGGTAGCAATGTCATTGCAGTAGAAATTGACGATGTTAACAATCAGGCTTCTTTATACAATTCAAAAAATCCAGAATTAATTTCCCTGGAAGAACTTGATAAAAAGTTAAAAGGACTAAAATTGACCAATTTCTCAAAGAGTGGCGAGCCAGGGTATATAAAAAATGGAGATAAGGTATTAATAAGGCTTGGAAAATTTGATAAAGATTATTTTGTGATATTAAGTGGCGCAAAAGACAATGCAATGAACGAGGATTTGATTCTTACTATTCTACAACTATTAAGTTTTGTACTTTACTTAAGATCTTTAATATTCGGCCAGAAAGAAGCACTTGAAACTAATGTAGAGGAACAGGTAAAGTTAAGAAATTACTACAGAGTCCTTTTCCATGATTTAAAAACTCCTCTTTCAACCGTATCTCTGGTTTATGAACTTTTGAAAGAAAGGCTTCAGGATAATACTGATTTAATTTACCTTATCGAACAGGGGCAGTCTGCTAACAGGGAAATTATTGACACAATTGAAAAGTTCTTGGACCTTGAGAAGGTAAGCGAAAGACTCCAAATCGAAACAAAGAAAGAAGATATAAGTAAAATAATAGGTGAAATTCTTAAAAAAGTTACGCCTCTTTATATTAAAAAGAATATACACTTAGAAACGACTGGTTTAGATAAGCCCTGTATTGCAGAAATTGATCCGTTCTGGATTGAAAAAGCTTTGAAAAATATTATTGAAAATGCCTTTAAGTACAATGTAGAGAATGGGTCTGTTTTCATAGAATTGAGTTGCGCACCAAACTCTGTTGTTATAAAAGTTAGGGATACAGGTATAGGAATTCCAAAAGAAGATTTTAAAAATATCTTTGAAGAGTTTTATAGAGGAAGAAATGCTTTTATGCAACCAGGCTATGGGATTGGTCTTGCTGTTGCAAAGAGGATTATTGACGCACACGGAGGCACCATTGATATTGAAAGCGAAAAGAGTAGCGGAACAACCTTTATCATCACTATTCCAAGAGTTATATTAGCAAATAGAGGCTTTAATACAATGAAAAAGTTTTTACTTTTTGTCTTGCCAATATTAGTTATTTTTGGAAGCCTTGCTTACTTCCCAATTCTACCACAAAAGGTCTCTACTAAAAGGAATGAAGTTTTAACTGTTCTAACTCTTCAAGATGGGACAACTATAAAGTTATTAAACAATGCTTCATTTGATATAAAGAAGGTTAGCAAAAATCTATTTGGCAACAAGGGTATTATTTCTATTAGCCTAAATAAAGGGGATGCTTCTGTTTCTTCAAAGAACACAAAAGTGAGCGTTTCAACAAACTATGGCACATTCGTAGATGTTGGAACAGAATTTGATGTAGTTTCTGAAAAAGATTATTCTAACACTTCTGTATTTGATGGGAAAGTATCACTTAATAAGGTTATTAGCGAAAAAGGTTACGGTATATATGTAGATAAACATGGTTATAAAGTGCTGCAATTGCTCCACCCTGTTTACAACTTTACTTTCTTAAATGTAACCGATGGAAGTTTGCAATTCAATTGGGAGGAAATAAAAGAAGCAAGAGAATACGAAGTTATGATTGCAAAAGATCCGGAAATGACTGATATATTGAAAGTTGTGAAGACTAAACAAAACAAACTCAATATGACTCTTGAACGAGATGGATACTACTATGTAAGGATACAGGCAATTGATAATTACGGGCTTAAGGGAATACCTCTTTATGCAAAGATAGAAAATAAATTCCACTTATTGAAAGGCATAAAAGAAAGAGATTCGGGCAATTACTCTTCTGCTATGAGTGAATTCAATATATCTTTAAAGGATTACGGGTTCGATAATCCTGATGTTCTATCAGAAATTGCCTGGACTTATTATCTACAGGGTAATTATGAAAAAGCGGTTTCAATTTATGAAAACATTTTGAAGGTAAGTGAAAGACACGAGGATAAAGTCCGTCTTGCCCTTTCTTATTACCATCTTGGCGATTTTAGGGATGCAGAAGTTTTGCTTATATCTGTCTTGAAAGAGAATCCTAATAATGCTGATGCACTATGGTCTTATGCAAATGTGTTATTTGCAGAAGGTGATTTAAAGAGAGCAGAGGAACTCTGTAGAAAAACTCTGTCAATTGATGAAAAGTATCCGCTTGCAAATTACCTTTTAGGAGAAATTCTTTTGAGGAAGGGCAAGATTACAGATGCAAAAGCATATTTAGAGAAAGAGCTAAGATATTATCCTGATTGTAAGGAAGCGCGTGAACTCCTTAAGAGTATAAATATGCCTTAA
- a CDS encoding glycosyltransferase family 2 protein — protein sequence MGSVLHFFLFTFQYFVFFYFIFVNSFYTLSLLMSFRFLFIRSRSIVDEEYEVMLQSEMYRPISIIVPCYNEEKVIVSNLKSLLTLHYPEFEIIVVNDGSTDNTMQVLIDNFSLKKVSRPYQEFIHTKNVKGVYISLDYPNLVVVDKENGGKFDAVNAGINISKYPIFCSIDSDSLLEEKSLLRISEVFLEDKEVVAAGGIVRVLNGCKVREGRVIEVHAPTKAVEVFQTIEYTRAFLIGRTTLGNLKALLLISGAFGIFRKDLAIRINGYRKTVGEDMDFTVRLHRYCIENKIPFKIIFIPDPVCWTQVPDSWRSLIRQRDRWRRGLIDVLLYNFRMSFNPRYKTVGMVGFPYFILVEFLGPIIEFIGYVLIPVLLIFKLLNTQFAIIFFFVAILWGIFITIGSILMDNLLFVRYESLKDVFKLILFAFFEFVFYKELLAFVAFFATFRFRARKWGHIPRKKMEKTL from the coding sequence TTGGGTAGCGTTTTACACTTTTTTCTCTTTACTTTCCAGTATTTCGTATTTTTCTACTTCATCTTTGTAAATTCATTTTACACATTAAGTTTACTAATGTCTTTTAGGTTCCTTTTTATAAGGTCAAGGAGCATTGTTGATGAAGAGTATGAAGTAATGCTTCAAAGCGAAATGTACAGACCTATTTCTATCATTGTCCCGTGCTATAATGAGGAAAAAGTAATCGTGTCAAATCTAAAGTCACTCCTTACTCTTCATTATCCAGAATTCGAAATCATAGTTGTAAATGATGGTTCAACTGATAATACAATGCAGGTATTGATTGATAACTTTTCCCTGAAGAAAGTTTCAAGACCTTATCAAGAATTTATCCATACTAAAAATGTGAAAGGTGTTTATATTTCTCTGGATTATCCTAATCTTGTGGTGGTAGATAAAGAAAACGGAGGAAAATTTGACGCAGTAAATGCGGGAATAAATATTTCTAAATATCCCATATTCTGTTCAATTGATTCTGATTCTCTTCTGGAAGAAAAGTCTCTATTAAGGATATCAGAGGTTTTTTTAGAGGACAAAGAAGTTGTAGCAGCAGGAGGAATTGTAAGAGTATTGAATGGATGTAAGGTAAGAGAAGGGCGTGTTATAGAAGTACATGCTCCTACCAAAGCAGTTGAGGTTTTCCAGACAATTGAGTATACCCGTGCTTTTCTTATTGGAAGAACAACTTTAGGGAACTTAAAAGCACTTCTTCTTATCTCGGGTGCCTTTGGAATATTCAGAAAAGACCTTGCAATAAGGATAAACGGATATAGAAAAACTGTAGGTGAGGATATGGATTTTACTGTAAGACTACACCGCTACTGTATTGAGAATAAAATTCCGTTTAAAATAATTTTCATACCGGACCCAGTCTGCTGGACACAGGTACCGGATAGTTGGCGTTCCCTTATAAGGCAGAGAGACCGGTGGAGAAGAGGGCTTATTGATGTACTTTTATATAATTTCAGGATGTCATTTAATCCACGCTATAAGACTGTAGGTATGGTTGGCTTCCCGTATTTTATTCTTGTGGAATTTTTAGGACCTATTATAGAATTCATAGGATATGTTCTTATTCCAGTTCTATTGATTTTTAAACTCTTAAATACTCAGTTTGCTATTATCTTTTTCTTTGTTGCAATTCTATGGGGTATTTTTATTACAATAGGCAGTATCCTAATGGATAATCTCCTCTTCGTTAGGTATGAGTCTTTGAAGGATGTTTTTAAATTGATATTATTTGCTTTCTTTGAATTCGTTTTTTATAAAGAACTTCTTGCATTTGTTGCGTTTTTTGCTACATTTAGATTTAGAGCAAGAAAGTGGGGACATATTCCAAGAAAGAAAATGGAGAAAACTTTATGA
- a CDS encoding amidohydrolase family protein, with translation MNIIAKGVYVEDRLLKDHGIVVEGGRIKDILPNNEIKEGVKQSIDGFIYPAFIESHAHIGEIANALAHINGEHFDFDDILKEVNKNETSFIFNVNFNKITIEQFKHLFNLDRKIFMQSKDEHSVFVSKKFLKSASINYENIDKDSLGFLGTEFVGIFKDNAINYVKEIKEIKIDESVLKKVEDYFLSRGIVTVTNFDFYMKDYLRNRRIRVVQGIHKDYLEEAIKEGIKTGVGDENFTYGALKVFLDGSLGSQTAKMINDMPFKGLLVMEESALQDVVKRANENGISVAAHAIGSEAVHIALGAFNKFRYLTKLNRIEHLQFIDPQDIPLLRETPFIPSMQPIHAKGDVELYKKYMNRFKYAYAFNTVYKEKGFVIFGSDAPVEDASVLKGLESSVNHPIFKEESLPLAVALKAYTEYAGIYNYVPDRGIIRRNYLADFAILKNEILVDNLLDNEIVATVKGGEIVWMK, from the coding sequence ATGAACATAATCGCAAAAGGCGTGTATGTTGAAGATAGGCTGCTTAAAGATCACGGAATTGTAGTCGAAGGTGGACGAATAAAGGACATACTTCCTAATAATGAAATTAAAGAAGGCGTTAAACAGTCTATTGATGGATTTATTTACCCCGCTTTTATTGAATCACACGCACATATTGGAGAAATTGCAAATGCCTTAGCACATATAAACGGGGAACATTTTGATTTTGATGATATTTTAAAAGAAGTAAACAAAAACGAAACTTCCTTCATATTCAATGTGAATTTCAACAAAATCACTATTGAACAATTCAAGCACCTTTTTAACCTCGATAGGAAAATTTTTATGCAAAGTAAGGATGAGCATTCTGTATTCGTATCAAAAAAGTTCCTTAAAAGCGCCTCAATAAACTATGAAAACATTGACAAAGATAGCCTCGGTTTTCTGGGCACGGAGTTTGTAGGTATCTTCAAGGACAATGCAATAAACTATGTTAAGGAAATAAAGGAAATTAAAATCGATGAAAGTGTCCTTAAAAAAGTTGAAGATTACTTTTTATCAAGAGGCATTGTGACCGTAACAAATTTCGATTTTTATATGAAGGATTACCTCAGGAATAGAAGAATTAGGGTAGTTCAAGGCATTCATAAAGATTACCTTGAGGAAGCAATAAAAGAGGGAATAAAAACGGGTGTTGGAGATGAAAATTTCACATACGGAGCGCTGAAGGTGTTTCTCGACGGATCGCTTGGTTCCCAAACCGCAAAGATGATTAATGATATGCCTTTCAAAGGATTGCTTGTTATGGAAGAAAGCGCTCTTCAAGATGTTGTAAAAAGGGCAAATGAAAACGGCATATCTGTTGCAGCACATGCAATTGGAAGCGAAGCAGTCCATATTGCCCTTGGTGCTTTTAATAAGTTTAGATACCTTACAAAACTAAACCGAATTGAGCACCTTCAATTTATTGATCCGCAGGATATCCCATTGCTAAGAGAAACGCCTTTTATACCATCGATGCAGCCAATACACGCAAAGGGAGATGTAGAGTTATACAAGAAGTATATGAATAGATTTAAATATGCTTACGCTTTTAACACGGTTTATAAAGAAAAGGGATTTGTAATCTTTGGGTCTGATGCACCTGTTGAAGATGCATCAGTTTTGAAAGGACTTGAATCCTCCGTAAATCACCCTATTTTTAAGGAGGAAAGTCTTCCACTTGCCGTTGCATTAAAGGCGTATACAGAATACGCAGGAATCTATAACTATGTGCCTGATAGAGGAATTATAAGGAGGAATTATCTTGCAGATTTTGCAATTTTGAAAAATGAAATTTTGGTAGATAATTTATTGGATAATGAAATAGTTGCAACAGTTAAGGGAGGGGAAATCGTATGGATGAAATAG